One Weissella coleopterorum DNA segment encodes these proteins:
- the lysS gene encoding lysine--tRNA ligase, translating to MAGQELSLNDQMVVRREKMAELREQGIDPFGQRFEASHHASELHQAYDRIDIDDLDQQQISVTIAGRMMTKRRSGKITFANIKDRTGLIQIFVQKPIVGEEAYELLKKSDLGDILGFSGTMMKTKAGELSVNVQAITHLTKALRPLPDKFHGLNDVETRYRKRYLDLISNEESFNRFQKRSEIISAIRRYMDGDGFIEVETPILQNSAGGASARPFVTHHNALDIDMYLRIALELHLKRLIVGGMEKVYEIGRVFRNEGMDPKHNPEFTTMETYAAYWDFDDVMVEAENIIKAATKVVSNDLKITYQGTQLDLAKPFARKHMVDLIKEQTGIDFWQPMSFEEAKQLAIDNHIKVEDFWGVGHIINEFFEEFVEKTLIQPTFVYGHPVEVSPLAKKNADDDRFTDRFEIFIMGAEYGNAFTELNDPIDQRERFEAQAAEAAQGNDEAEGIDEDFIEALEYGMAPTGGLGIGIDRLVMLLTDTDTIRDILLFPTMR from the coding sequence ATGGCAGGACAAGAACTATCTCTAAATGATCAAATGGTGGTACGTCGTGAAAAGATGGCGGAATTAAGGGAACAAGGAATTGATCCTTTTGGGCAACGCTTCGAAGCTTCTCATCATGCAAGTGAATTGCATCAAGCCTATGATCGAATTGATATTGATGATTTAGATCAGCAACAAATTTCAGTTACGATTGCCGGACGAATGATGACAAAACGTCGATCAGGTAAGATTACTTTTGCCAATATTAAAGATCGTACTGGTTTGATTCAAATCTTTGTACAAAAGCCTATTGTTGGAGAAGAGGCCTATGAATTACTGAAAAAATCTGATTTGGGGGATATTCTTGGTTTTTCTGGAACAATGATGAAAACCAAAGCTGGTGAGTTATCAGTAAATGTCCAGGCAATTACACACCTGACCAAAGCATTGCGTCCGCTACCTGATAAGTTTCATGGATTAAATGACGTTGAGACGCGTTATCGGAAACGGTATTTAGATTTGATTTCAAATGAGGAATCATTTAATCGATTCCAAAAACGATCAGAGATTATTTCAGCCATTCGTCGTTATATGGATGGGGATGGCTTCATTGAAGTTGAAACGCCCATCTTACAGAACTCAGCGGGTGGAGCATCGGCGCGTCCCTTTGTGACACACCATAATGCTTTAGATATTGATATGTATCTAAGAATTGCTTTGGAACTACATTTGAAGCGACTGATTGTGGGTGGAATGGAGAAAGTCTATGAAATTGGACGTGTCTTCAGAAACGAAGGAATGGATCCGAAACATAATCCTGAATTTACAACAATGGAAACATATGCTGCATATTGGGATTTTGATGATGTAATGGTTGAAGCTGAAAATATCATTAAGGCAGCCACTAAGGTCGTTTCAAATGATTTGAAAATTACATATCAAGGTACGCAATTAGACCTAGCAAAACCTTTTGCGCGGAAGCACATGGTTGATTTAATTAAGGAACAAACGGGAATTGATTTTTGGCAACCTATGTCCTTTGAAGAAGCTAAGCAATTGGCAATCGACAACCATATTAAAGTAGAAGATTTTTGGGGAGTGGGCCATATCATCAATGAATTCTTTGAGGAATTTGTAGAAAAGACGTTAATTCAACCCACTTTTGTATATGGACATCCAGTCGAAGTTTCACCATTGGCTAAAAAGAATGCGGATGATGATCGGTTTACTGACCGCTTTGAGATTTTTATTATGGGCGCCGAATATGGAAATGCCTTTACAGAATTAAATGATCCAATCGACCAAAGGGAACGTTTTGAAGCCCAGGCTGCTGAAGCAGCTCAAGGGAATGATGAGGCGGAAGGCATTGATGAAGACTTTATCGAAGCACTAGAATATGGAATGGCACCAACAGGAGGATTAGGGATTGGAATTGATCGCTTAGTCATGTTGTTAACGGATACGGATACTATTCGAGATATTTTGTTGTTCCCAACCATGCGGTAA
- a CDS encoding helix-turn-helix domain-containing protein: MTDLTQQQKFERIKKISRDKGMSLSQLNKKANMKDNVIYSWKSKEPSATAIKKVADVLGVSVDYLLGNADEMLPNKEGTTNEPVDNSIEGIKARLVSYDGSPVTDHDAKLIKQYLDTLFEGRE; encoded by the coding sequence ATGACTGACTTAACACAACAACAAAAATTCGAAAGAATTAAAAAAATATCTCGTGATAAGGGAATGAGTTTATCTCAATTAAATAAAAAGGCGAATATGAAGGATAATGTAATTTATTCTTGGAAGTCCAAAGAGCCTAGTGCTACAGCTATTAAAAAAGTTGCTGACGTTTTAGGCGTTTCGGTTGACTACTTATTAGGTAACGCCGATGAAATGCTACCTAATAAAGAAGGCACCACCAACGAGCCAGTGGATAACTCAATTGAAGGAATAAAGGCACGGTTAGTCTCTTATGACGGTTCGCCCGTTACAGATCATGATGCCAAATTGATTAAGCAATATCTTGATACTCTATTTGAAGGTCGTGAATAA
- a CDS encoding Hsp33 family molecular chaperone HslO: MADTIVRAITKDNNFRAIAIDGTKMLQKAAVFHQATPMGINLLGRALLSSLLVSNAVLKGEERLAVTIEGNGPAGKIVTEASATGLVRGYVTNPQVNVTDISTAVGTEGFLRVTKEMDGEAQPFTGSVALVSGRIDDDFTYYMLTSEQIPSLVMVEVNVDEHKQVHAAGGFIVSALPDAKQEALDHFYQAVEKMPTISQTLKKGQGTFGILEHIFGNDNLKQLSTEEVALYPDLTKREYAAMLATLHSDQLQEMIDDKQGAEIVDRFTGNKIKFSTEELQSILAQK, encoded by the coding sequence ATTGATGGGACGAAAATGTTGCAAAAAGCAGCTGTATTTCACCAAGCAACTCCGATGGGAATTAATCTACTAGGACGGGCCCTGTTAAGTTCATTATTGGTTTCAAATGCAGTTTTAAAAGGGGAAGAACGTTTAGCGGTAACTATTGAAGGAAATGGACCAGCTGGAAAGATTGTCACTGAAGCCAGTGCTACCGGATTAGTGAGAGGATACGTAACGAATCCACAAGTTAATGTTACCGATATTAGTACTGCAGTTGGAACAGAAGGCTTTTTACGTGTTACCAAAGAAATGGATGGAGAAGCGCAACCCTTTACTGGTTCGGTTGCCTTAGTAAGTGGACGTATTGATGATGATTTCACTTATTATATGCTGACATCAGAACAAATTCCTTCATTAGTGATGGTAGAAGTTAACGTCGATGAACATAAGCAGGTGCATGCTGCCGGTGGATTTATTGTTTCGGCGTTACCCGATGCTAAGCAAGAAGCGCTTGATCATTTTTATCAAGCGGTTGAAAAAATGCCAACGATTAGTCAAACTTTGAAAAAAGGACAAGGTACGTTTGGAATTTTAGAGCATATTTTTGGAAATGATAATTTGAAGCAATTATCAACTGAAGAGGTTGCCTTGTATCCGGATTTAACTAAGCGTGAATATGCAGCTATGTTGGCTACTCTACATTCAGATCAATTACAAGAAATGATCGATGATAAACAAGGTGCCGAGATTGTAGATCGTTTTACGGGAAATAAAATAAAATTTTCAACTGAAGAACTGCAGAGCATTTTAGCACAAAAATAG
- a CDS encoding tyrosine-type recombinase/integrase, with the protein MSYTKQSDGTYSVRVRYSDSLGKRHEKKKKGIKTLTAAKKWERDTLTKIDDGEFDKFSSNMTLNDAFKTWLDSYSQKVLPSTYRKAENFINVHILTPKWFDQVKVDKITSVMLQTYINELSTLNVNYRKNLYPFKQVMTTLVSLEVINKNPFDKVTFPKAKPAPVFMDRVDYYKKDQLKQFLDTAESLYADKKYHVYTLFRLLSFSGMRKGEALALAWKDVNFDDYTIDINKALSVDKNGRTILSTTKTKAGTRIVKLDKKTIDVLKHYQAIQSTLILKNGLTAKGLIFTGDDLQSYMTVRHPRVWCEKITKKADLPRIKIHGFRHTYATLSAQAGMNIKQLQYQLGHDDVQTTLAIYTAVTEEMKATTADIFTSLVNF; encoded by the coding sequence ATGAGTTATACAAAACAATCTGACGGGACATATTCTGTTCGCGTCCGCTACTCCGATTCTCTTGGCAAGCGCCACGAGAAAAAGAAAAAAGGTATCAAAACGCTCACTGCCGCCAAGAAGTGGGAACGCGATACCTTAACTAAAATTGATGATGGAGAGTTCGATAAGTTTAGTTCAAACATGACTTTAAACGATGCTTTCAAAACTTGGTTAGATAGCTACTCTCAAAAAGTCTTACCATCAACATATCGTAAAGCTGAAAACTTTATCAACGTTCATATTTTAACACCAAAATGGTTTGATCAGGTAAAAGTCGATAAAATTACATCAGTCATGCTTCAAACTTATATTAATGAGTTAAGTACACTGAATGTTAATTATCGAAAAAACTTATATCCATTTAAGCAAGTCATGACTACTCTGGTTTCACTAGAAGTTATTAATAAGAACCCATTTGATAAAGTTACATTCCCAAAAGCTAAACCTGCCCCGGTATTTATGGATCGTGTTGATTACTATAAGAAGGATCAACTAAAACAATTTTTAGATACTGCCGAAAGTTTGTACGCTGATAAAAAATATCATGTATACACTCTCTTCCGACTTCTATCGTTTTCTGGAATGCGGAAAGGTGAGGCCCTGGCTTTGGCTTGGAAAGATGTTAATTTTGATGATTATACAATTGACATTAATAAAGCTCTTTCAGTTGATAAGAATGGACGAACTATTTTGAGTACGACTAAGACCAAAGCTGGCACACGTATCGTAAAACTCGATAAAAAGACCATTGACGTGCTGAAACATTATCAAGCAATTCAATCTACATTAATTTTAAAAAACGGTCTAACGGCTAAAGGATTGATTTTCACGGGGGATGATCTACAATCTTATATGACAGTTCGACATCCACGCGTGTGGTGCGAAAAAATCACAAAGAAAGCAGATTTACCCCGGATTAAAATTCACGGCTTCAGACACACTTATGCTACACTTTCAGCTCAAGCTGGAATGAACATCAAACAGTTACAATATCAATTGGGACATGATGATGTTCAAACAACCTTGGCAATTTATACCGCTGTTACAGAGGAAATGAAAGCTACTACTGCTGATATTTTTACCAGTCTAGTAAATTTCTAA
- a CDS encoding transcriptional regulator: MQQLDELITERGNKMTELEHASSSIKRKFKIALFDNNMKQIELARLLDVNPAQLSRALAGNATPKDIEIQKRAAQKLGIEL, from the coding sequence ATGCAACAACTTGATGAATTAATTACAGAAAGGGGTAATAAGATGACGGAACTTGAACATGCATCTTCATCTATTAAGAGGAAATTCAAAATTGCATTATTCGATAACAATATGAAGCAAATAGAATTGGCACGCTTGTTAGATGTTAATCCGGCACAATTGTCTCGAGCGTTGGCTGGTAATGCTACACCAAAAGACATTGAGATTCAAAAACGTGCTGCACAAAAGCTTGGAATTGAACTATAA